A genomic segment from Streptosporangium roseum DSM 43021 encodes:
- a CDS encoding NADH-quinone oxidoreductase subunit D, with protein MSAPYEEATEGKVYTVSGNDWTELVETLSGQQDEQLVINMGPQHPSTHGVLRLVLNLDGETVTEARTVIGYLHTGIEKNIEYRTWTQGTTFVTRMDYLAPIFNETAYCMGVEKLLGITDRIPERAQAIRVMMMELTRISSHMVAIGTFGMELGATTPFLFGSREREMVLDVMEYITGLRMNMAYVRPGGVSVDLPAGAVDKVGELLKVMPGRIKDMRKMLDANPVYLARTKDVAYLDLTGCMALGVTGPMLRAAGLPWDLRKSQPYCGYETYEFDVPTEKTADVYGRYLVRVAEMEESLKIIEQALDRLSGPLKGGRVMVDDKKIGWPAQLALGPDGLGNSPDHIAHIMSGSMEALIHHFKLVTEGFRVPAGQAFASVESPRGELGAHVVSDGGTRPYRVHFRDPSFTNLQAMPATCEGGMVADVISAVASIDPVMGGVDR; from the coding sequence GTGAGCGCTCCGTACGAGGAGGCCACCGAGGGCAAGGTCTACACCGTCTCCGGCAACGACTGGACGGAGCTGGTCGAGACCCTCAGCGGCCAGCAGGACGAGCAGCTCGTCATCAACATGGGTCCGCAGCACCCGTCCACGCACGGCGTGCTCCGCCTGGTCCTGAACCTGGACGGCGAGACGGTCACCGAGGCCCGCACGGTCATCGGCTACCTGCACACCGGCATCGAGAAGAACATCGAGTACCGGACGTGGACCCAGGGGACCACGTTCGTCACCCGGATGGACTACCTCGCGCCGATCTTCAACGAGACCGCCTACTGCATGGGCGTCGAGAAGCTGCTGGGCATCACCGACCGGATCCCCGAGCGGGCCCAGGCCATCCGCGTGATGATGATGGAGCTCACCCGCATCTCCTCGCACATGGTGGCCATCGGCACCTTCGGCATGGAGCTGGGCGCGACCACGCCGTTCCTGTTCGGGTCCCGCGAGCGCGAGATGGTGCTCGACGTGATGGAGTACATCACCGGCCTGCGGATGAACATGGCCTACGTCCGGCCCGGCGGCGTCTCCGTCGACCTCCCGGCCGGTGCCGTGGACAAGGTCGGCGAGCTGCTCAAGGTCATGCCGGGGCGCATCAAGGACATGCGCAAGATGCTCGACGCGAACCCGGTCTACCTGGCCCGTACCAAGGACGTCGCCTACCTCGACCTCACCGGCTGCATGGCGCTGGGCGTCACCGGGCCGATGCTGCGGGCCGCGGGCCTGCCCTGGGACCTGCGCAAGTCGCAGCCCTACTGCGGCTACGAGACCTACGAGTTCGACGTCCCGACCGAGAAGACCGCCGACGTCTACGGCCGCTACCTCGTGCGCGTGGCCGAGATGGAGGAGTCGCTCAAGATCATTGAGCAGGCCCTGGACCGCCTGTCCGGCCCGCTCAAGGGCGGCCGCGTGATGGTGGACGACAAGAAGATCGGCTGGCCCGCGCAGCTCGCGCTGGGCCCCGACGGCCTCGGCAACTCGCCCGACCACATCGCGCACATCATGAGCGGCTCGATGGAAGCGCTGATCCACCACTTCAAGCTGGTGACCGAGGGCTTCCGGGTCCCGGCGGGACAGGCCTTCGCCTCGGTCGAGTCGCCCCGCGGCGAGCTCGGCGCCCACGTGGTCAGCGACGGCGGCACCCGGCCCTACCGCGTGCACTTCCGCGACCCGTCCTTCACGAACCTGCAGGCCATGCCGGCGACGTGCGAGGGTGGCATGGTCGCCGACGTCATCTCGGCAGTGGCTTCGATCGACCCCGTCATGGGAGGTGTGGACCGGTGA
- a CDS encoding NADH-quinone oxidoreductase subunit A: protein MELYAPILVLAVLAAGFAVFSVTIAPFTGPRRWNRAKLDAYECGIEPTPQPVGGGRFPLKYMITAMLFIVFDIEIIFLYPWAVAFDQLGMFGLVEMVLFIVTVLVAYAYVWRRKGLDWD from the coding sequence ATGGAGCTGTATGCACCCATCCTGGTGCTCGCCGTTCTCGCGGCGGGATTCGCGGTCTTCTCAGTGACGATCGCGCCCTTCACCGGTCCCAGGCGCTGGAACCGCGCGAAACTCGACGCCTACGAGTGCGGTATCGAGCCGACGCCCCAGCCGGTCGGTGGTGGCCGCTTTCCGCTGAAGTACATGATCACCGCGATGCTGTTCATCGTCTTCGACATCGAGATCATCTTCCTCTACCCGTGGGCGGTCGCGTTCGACCAGCTCGGGATGTTCGGGTTGGTCGAGATGGTGCTGTTCATCGTCACCGTGCTCGTGGCCTACGCGTACGTGTGGCGCCGCAAGGGTCTGGACTGGGACTAG
- a CDS encoding NADH-quinone oxidoreductase subunit C — protein sequence MSTDNLPEVPEEPIAHLGMFGASGSGDTSGYGGLVVRRQAQLSTPRPYGGYFDTVADELERALGGDLGDAVERVVVDRGELTFHVKRERLLEVARTLRDDAALRFELSLGVSGVHYPHLEGEELRAVIHLCSITHNRRLRLEVSCPDADPHIPSTVSVYPTHDWHERETWDFFGIVFDGHPALTRIMMPDDWDGHPQRKDYPLGGIPVEYRGAEIPAPDQRRSYK from the coding sequence ATGAGCACGGACAATCTCCCCGAGGTCCCGGAGGAGCCGATCGCCCACCTGGGCATGTTCGGCGCCTCGGGCTCCGGTGACACCTCCGGTTACGGCGGCCTGGTCGTACGGCGCCAGGCTCAGCTGTCCACCCCCCGCCCCTACGGCGGCTACTTCGACACCGTCGCCGACGAGCTGGAGCGCGCCCTGGGCGGCGACCTCGGCGACGCCGTCGAGCGCGTGGTCGTGGACCGCGGCGAGCTGACCTTCCACGTCAAGCGCGAGCGGCTGCTGGAGGTCGCCAGGACCCTGCGCGACGACGCCGCCCTCCGCTTCGAGCTCTCGCTCGGCGTCTCCGGCGTGCACTACCCCCACCTTGAGGGGGAGGAGCTGCGCGCGGTGATCCACCTGTGCTCGATCACGCACAACAGGCGGCTGCGCCTTGAGGTGTCCTGCCCCGACGCCGACCCGCACATCCCCTCCACCGTCTCGGTCTACCCGACCCACGACTGGCACGAGCGGGAGACCTGGGACTTCTTCGGGATCGTCTTCGACGGCCACCCGGCGCTGACCCGCATCATGATGCCCGACGACTGGGACGGTCACCCCCAGCGCAAGGACTACCCGCTGGGGGGCATCCCGGTCGAGTACCGCGGTGCCGAGATTCCCGCGCCGGACCAGAGGAGGTCGTACAAGTGA
- a CDS encoding NuoB/complex I 20 kDa subunit family protein → MGLEEKLPSGFMLSTVEQVAGWARKNSVWPATFGLACCAIELMSTGGPKHDLARFGMERASASPRQADLMIVAGRLSQKMAPVLRQIYDQMAEPKWVIAMGVCASSGGMFNNYAIVQGVDHVVPVDIYLPGCPPRPEMLIDAIVKLHDKIQNTKFGAHRAKQIDELELQALRTLPLIDQGTVK, encoded by the coding sequence ATGGGACTTGAAGAGAAACTTCCGAGCGGGTTCATGCTCAGCACGGTCGAGCAGGTGGCCGGCTGGGCGCGCAAGAACTCCGTGTGGCCGGCGACCTTCGGTCTCGCCTGCTGTGCCATCGAGCTGATGTCCACCGGCGGTCCCAAGCACGACCTGGCGCGCTTCGGCATGGAGCGCGCTTCGGCGTCTCCGCGACAGGCCGACCTGATGATCGTGGCGGGCCGGCTGTCCCAGAAGATGGCCCCGGTGCTGCGCCAGATCTACGACCAGATGGCCGAGCCCAAGTGGGTCATCGCCATGGGCGTCTGCGCCTCCAGCGGCGGCATGTTCAACAACTACGCCATCGTGCAGGGCGTGGACCACGTCGTCCCCGTCGACATCTACCTGCCCGGCTGCCCGCCGCGGCCCGAGATGCTCATCGACGCGATCGTGAAGCTGCACGACAAGATCCAGAACACGAAGTTCGGCGCGCATCGCGCCAAGCAGATCGACGAGCTCGAACTGCAGGCGCTGCGGACGCTGCCGCTGATCGACCAGGGAACCGTCAAATGA
- the nuoF gene encoding NADH-quinone oxidoreductase subunit NuoF, producing the protein MTTLTPVLTANWDQPNSFTLEGYGDYSAARKALGMDPDAVIQAVKDSGLRGRGGAGFPTGMKWGFIPQGDGKPHYLVVNADESEPGTCKDIPLMMANPHSLVEGIIITSYAIRANHAFIYVRGEVLHVIRRLQAAVAEAYDKGLLGKDLFGSGFDLELVVHSGAGAYICGEETALLDSLEGYRGQPRLKPPFPAVAGLYASPTVVNNVESVASVPSIISNGAEWFAGMGTEKSKGFGIFSLSGHVTRPGQYEAPLGITLRELLDMAGGIREGHQIKFWTPGGSSTPIFTDEHLDVPLDFESVGAKGSMLGTRALQIFDETTCVVRAVLRWTEFYAHESCGKCTPCREGTYWLKQVLKRLEKGQGTEEDLTTITDIADNILGRSFCALGDGATSPIHSSVKYFRDEYLKHFEIGGCPFDHAPSTVWGTK; encoded by the coding sequence ATGACGACTCTCACCCCGGTCCTCACCGCGAACTGGGACCAGCCCAACTCCTTCACCCTGGAGGGCTACGGCGACTACTCGGCGGCCAGGAAGGCGCTGGGCATGGACCCCGACGCCGTCATCCAGGCCGTCAAGGACTCCGGCCTCCGCGGCCGCGGAGGCGCGGGCTTCCCCACCGGCATGAAGTGGGGCTTCATCCCGCAGGGCGACGGCAAGCCGCACTACCTGGTGGTCAACGCCGACGAGTCCGAGCCGGGCACGTGCAAGGACATCCCGCTGATGATGGCCAACCCGCACTCGCTGGTCGAGGGCATCATCATCACGTCCTACGCGATCCGCGCCAACCACGCCTTCATCTACGTGCGCGGCGAGGTGCTGCACGTCATCCGCCGCCTGCAGGCGGCCGTGGCCGAGGCCTACGACAAGGGCCTGCTCGGCAAGGACCTCTTCGGCTCCGGTTTCGACCTGGAGCTCGTGGTCCACAGCGGAGCGGGCGCCTACATCTGTGGCGAGGAGACGGCGCTGCTCGACTCGCTGGAGGGCTATCGCGGCCAACCTCGGCTCAAGCCCCCCTTCCCCGCCGTGGCGGGTCTTTACGCCTCGCCGACTGTCGTGAACAACGTGGAGTCGGTGGCCAGTGTTCCCTCGATCATCTCCAACGGGGCCGAATGGTTCGCGGGGATGGGCACCGAGAAGTCCAAGGGCTTCGGCATCTTCTCGCTGAGCGGTCACGTCACCCGTCCCGGCCAGTACGAGGCCCCGCTCGGCATCACGCTGCGCGAGCTGCTCGACATGGCGGGCGGCATCCGCGAGGGGCACCAGATCAAGTTCTGGACCCCCGGCGGATCGTCCACCCCGATCTTCACCGACGAGCACCTGGACGTCCCGCTCGACTTCGAGTCGGTCGGGGCCAAGGGCTCCATGCTCGGCACCCGGGCCTTGCAGATCTTCGACGAGACCACCTGCGTGGTCCGCGCCGTGCTGCGATGGACCGAGTTCTACGCGCACGAGTCCTGCGGCAAGTGCACTCCCTGCCGGGAGGGCACCTACTGGCTCAAGCAGGTGCTCAAGCGGCTGGAGAAGGGGCAGGGCACCGAGGAGGACCTGACCACGATCACCGACATCGCCGACAACATCCTGGGCCGCTCCTTCTGCGCCCTGGGCGACGGTGCCACCAGCCCCATCCACTCGTCGGTGAAGTACTTCCGCGACGAGTACCTCAAGCACTTCGAGATCGGCGGCTGCCCGTTCGATCACGCTCCGTCCACGGTGTGGGGGACCAAGTGA
- the nuoE gene encoding NADH-quinone oxidoreductase subunit NuoE: protein MTYTPEVRERLEQDAKEIIGRYPKTRSALLPLLHLVQSEDGYVSDDGQEFCAEMLGLSKAEVVGVSTFYTMYKRKPMGDYHVGVCINTLCAVMGGDQIWDELSEHAGVGHDETTPDGKVSLERLECNAACDFAPVMMVNWEFFDNQTPASAKQLVDDLRDGKEISPTRGPKKLCTFKEASRVLSGLPDGLAADGPSASGPSLEGLKIAKANGWKAPEAP from the coding sequence GTGACGTATACACCGGAAGTCCGCGAGCGTCTGGAGCAGGACGCCAAGGAGATCATCGGCCGCTATCCCAAGACCAGGTCGGCCCTGCTGCCCCTGCTGCACCTGGTGCAGTCGGAGGACGGCTACGTCTCCGACGACGGTCAGGAGTTCTGCGCCGAGATGCTCGGCCTGAGCAAGGCCGAGGTCGTGGGCGTGTCCACCTTCTACACGATGTACAAGCGCAAGCCGATGGGCGACTACCACGTCGGCGTGTGCATCAACACGCTGTGCGCGGTCATGGGCGGCGACCAGATCTGGGACGAGCTCTCCGAGCACGCCGGCGTCGGCCACGACGAGACGACGCCGGACGGGAAGGTCTCGCTGGAGCGGCTGGAGTGCAACGCCGCCTGCGACTTCGCCCCGGTGATGATGGTCAACTGGGAGTTCTTCGACAACCAGACCCCCGCATCGGCCAAGCAGCTCGTCGACGACCTGAGGGACGGCAAGGAGATCTCGCCGACCCGCGGCCCCAAGAAGCTCTGCACCTTCAAGGAGGCCTCGCGGGTGCTGTCGGGCCTGCCCGACGGCCTGGCCGCTGACGGTCCCTCGGCGAGCGGTCCCTCACTCGAGGGCCTCAAGATCGCCAAGGCCAACGGATGGAAGGCCCCAGAGGCACCATGA